A window of the Procambarus clarkii isolate CNS0578487 chromosome 19, FALCON_Pclarkii_2.0, whole genome shotgun sequence genome harbors these coding sequences:
- the RhoGAP68F gene encoding rho GTPase-activating protein 1 isoform X3: MGTFKDPSRPVADLQELLPAAPDYLESPVSDGTIEENFEAELGSALGEEDEQALHHTFTDDNDFTDIARHGIVDIVGDDTCGRKVIVVSACKLPSNKVFNHEKFLKYLMFTLDQYVEQDYSLVYFHYGLNSKNKPPVSWLWSAYKALDRKYKKNLKALYLVHPTNFIRVVYNIFKPAISAKFGRKVMYVNYLHELQQHLHLGQLPIPQRVQQHDQQLLAKLKSLPKTPGVGSNKPLPTQQFGVSLQYIKDASDQDPIPPVLKNCITFLDHPDALETEGLFRRSSAAAVVKSVQERFNKGEEVIFDLDTDVHTAAVIIKTFLRELEEPLMTFDLYDEVIQFQGLNKSDRLTTIKQIILEKLPEDNYLVLKFLVNFLSKVMDRSDLNKMTASNLAVVFGPNLVRPRGGQMSLNAIAPINLFVEVMLTYPHQIFAL; encoded by the exons ACCTGCAGGAACTTCTACCTGCAGCCCCTGACTATCTGGAGTCACCAGTATCAGACGGCACTATTGAGGAGAACTTCGAAGCCGAGCTTGGGAGTGCCCTCGGAGAAGAGGACGAGCAGGCACTCCACCACACCTTCACTGATGACAATGACTTCACAGACATTGCCCGTCATGGTATTGTTGATATTGTTGGCGACGACACCTGTGGCAGAAAGGTCATTGTGGTCTCTGCCTGTAAACTGCCCAGTAACAAGGTTTTCAATCATGAAAAATTCCTTAA GTACCTGATGTTTACCCTAGACCAGTATGTGGAGCAGGATTACTCTCTGGTATATTTCCATTATGGTCTCAACAGCAAGAACAAACCACCAGTTTCATGGTTGTGGTCTGCTTACAAAGCTCTAGATCGCAAGTACAAGAAAAATCTCAAGGCTCTTTATTTGGTCCATCCCACAAACTTTATCCGAGTTGTGTACAACATTTTCAAGCCTGCCATAAG TGCCAAGTTTGGGCGGAAGGTGATGTATGTGAACTACCTGCATGAACTTCAGCAGCATCTCCACCTCGGCCAGTTACCAATCCCGCAGCGTGTACAGCA gcatGATCAACAGCTTCTGGCCAAGCTGAAAAGCCTTCCCAAAACTCCTGGAGTGGGTTCCAACAAACCTCTACCCACGCAGCAGTTTGGTGTATCGTTACAATACATCAAAGATGCGAGTGACCAGGACCCAATTCCTCCTGTGCTGAAAAACTGCATCACCTTTCTTGATCACCCAGATG CTCTGGAGACGGAAGGACTGTTTCGTCGATCTAGCGCAGCAGCTGTGGTAAAAAGTGTACAGGAACGTTTCAATAAAGGTGAAGAAGTGATCTTTGATTTAGACACAGACGTGCATACAGCAGCAGTTATCATCAAAACTTTCTTACGTGAACTGGAGGAGCCGTTAATGACCTTTGACCTCTATGATGAGGTTATTCAGTTTCAAG GACTTAATAAGAGCGATCGCCTCACAACTATCAAGCAAATAATATTGGAAAAGCTGCCAGAAGATAACTACCTCGTGCTCAAATTCCTCGTGAACTTCCTCTCTAAG gtgATGGATCGTAGTGACCTGAATAAGATGACAGCCAGCAACCTGGCTGTGGTATTTGGGCCAAACCTCGTCCGACCTCGGGGAGGGCAGATGTCCCTCAATGCTATTGCTCCCATCAACCTTTTTGTCGAGGTCATGCTAACGTATCCTCACCAAATCTTTGCGCTCTGA
- the RhoGAP68F gene encoding rho GTPase-activating protein 1 isoform X4 — MGSYGMIINTPDLQELLPAAPDYLESPVSDGTIEENFEAELGSALGEEDEQALHHTFTDDNDFTDIARHGIVDIVGDDTCGRKVIVVSACKLPSNKVFNHEKFLKYLMFTLDQYVEQDYSLVYFHYGLNSKNKPPVSWLWSAYKALDRKYKKNLKALYLVHPTNFIRVVYNIFKPAISAKFGRKVMYVNYLHELQQHLHLGQLPIPQRVQQHDQQLLAKLKSLPKTPGVGSNKPLPTQQFGVSLQYIKDASDQDPIPPVLKNCITFLDHPDALETEGLFRRSSAAAVVKSVQERFNKGEEVIFDLDTDVHTAAVIIKTFLRELEEPLMTFDLYDEVIQFQGLNKSDRLTTIKQIILEKLPEDNYLVLKFLVNFLSKVMDRSDLNKMTASNLAVVFGPNLVRPRGGQMSLNAIAPINLFVEVMLTYPHQIFAL; from the exons ACCTGCAGGAACTTCTACCTGCAGCCCCTGACTATCTGGAGTCACCAGTATCAGACGGCACTATTGAGGAGAACTTCGAAGCCGAGCTTGGGAGTGCCCTCGGAGAAGAGGACGAGCAGGCACTCCACCACACCTTCACTGATGACAATGACTTCACAGACATTGCCCGTCATGGTATTGTTGATATTGTTGGCGACGACACCTGTGGCAGAAAGGTCATTGTGGTCTCTGCCTGTAAACTGCCCAGTAACAAGGTTTTCAATCATGAAAAATTCCTTAA GTACCTGATGTTTACCCTAGACCAGTATGTGGAGCAGGATTACTCTCTGGTATATTTCCATTATGGTCTCAACAGCAAGAACAAACCACCAGTTTCATGGTTGTGGTCTGCTTACAAAGCTCTAGATCGCAAGTACAAGAAAAATCTCAAGGCTCTTTATTTGGTCCATCCCACAAACTTTATCCGAGTTGTGTACAACATTTTCAAGCCTGCCATAAG TGCCAAGTTTGGGCGGAAGGTGATGTATGTGAACTACCTGCATGAACTTCAGCAGCATCTCCACCTCGGCCAGTTACCAATCCCGCAGCGTGTACAGCA gcatGATCAACAGCTTCTGGCCAAGCTGAAAAGCCTTCCCAAAACTCCTGGAGTGGGTTCCAACAAACCTCTACCCACGCAGCAGTTTGGTGTATCGTTACAATACATCAAAGATGCGAGTGACCAGGACCCAATTCCTCCTGTGCTGAAAAACTGCATCACCTTTCTTGATCACCCAGATG CTCTGGAGACGGAAGGACTGTTTCGTCGATCTAGCGCAGCAGCTGTGGTAAAAAGTGTACAGGAACGTTTCAATAAAGGTGAAGAAGTGATCTTTGATTTAGACACAGACGTGCATACAGCAGCAGTTATCATCAAAACTTTCTTACGTGAACTGGAGGAGCCGTTAATGACCTTTGACCTCTATGATGAGGTTATTCAGTTTCAAG GACTTAATAAGAGCGATCGCCTCACAACTATCAAGCAAATAATATTGGAAAAGCTGCCAGAAGATAACTACCTCGTGCTCAAATTCCTCGTGAACTTCCTCTCTAAG gtgATGGATCGTAGTGACCTGAATAAGATGACAGCCAGCAACCTGGCTGTGGTATTTGGGCCAAACCTCGTCCGACCTCGGGGAGGGCAGATGTCCCTCAATGCTATTGCTCCCATCAACCTTTTTGTCGAGGTCATGCTAACGTATCCTCACCAAATCTTTGCGCTCTGA